From Sphaerochaeta sp., a single genomic window includes:
- a CDS encoding sugar ABC transporter substrate-binding protein: MRILKKTVVLALVALMAVTSVFANGTSEAPAASNAKTELVWAVWDINSTAYYQPLIDAYEAKNPNVTIRMVDLGSADFMTALQTQLASGSSEFDVVTIKDIPGYNNLVKKNMLVNLNDYIAKDGVDTKLYGGTTEQISVNGNLYALPFRSDFWVIFYNKGLFDKAGVAYPTNDMTFEQYDELARKMTSGSGANKVYGAHYHTWRSCVQLFGILDGKHVITQPPYDYLKPYYEMVLNQQKDGICQNYATLKASSIHYSGQFQNGSVAMMNMGSWYIATQIQKVAAGQADASKDWGIVKYPHAEGVEPGSTLGTITSLSISQGSKKKDAAWDFVKFVTGTEGAEVTAKTGTIPAIMSDSVVDEIASMQGFPTDANSKEALHVAKAYLEMPLNDKAGQIETVLNQVHDEIMTYNISIDDGLKKMSEQVQKVLDAK, encoded by the coding sequence ATGCGTATTCTCAAAAAGACCGTAGTACTGGCGCTCGTCGCACTGATGGCGGTCACCAGCGTATTTGCCAACGGCACGAGTGAAGCGCCGGCGGCAAGCAATGCCAAGACGGAACTGGTCTGGGCGGTGTGGGATATCAATTCCACCGCGTACTACCAACCGTTGATCGATGCCTATGAGGCGAAGAACCCCAACGTCACCATCCGTATGGTTGACCTTGGTTCTGCGGATTTCATGACTGCGTTGCAGACCCAGCTCGCCTCGGGCAGCAGCGAATTTGATGTCGTGACCATCAAGGACATCCCGGGCTACAACAACCTGGTGAAAAAGAACATGCTGGTCAACCTGAACGACTACATCGCCAAGGACGGCGTGGACACCAAGCTGTACGGCGGCACCACCGAGCAGATTTCCGTCAACGGCAATCTGTACGCCCTTCCGTTCCGCTCTGACTTCTGGGTGATCTTCTACAACAAAGGGCTGTTCGACAAAGCCGGTGTGGCCTATCCGACCAACGACATGACCTTCGAGCAGTACGACGAGCTTGCCCGCAAGATGACCAGTGGCAGCGGAGCAAACAAGGTGTATGGCGCCCACTATCACACATGGAGAAGCTGCGTGCAGTTGTTCGGCATTTTGGATGGCAAACACGTCATCACCCAGCCGCCGTATGACTACCTGAAGCCGTACTACGAGATGGTGCTCAATCAGCAGAAAGATGGCATCTGCCAGAACTATGCCACGCTGAAAGCGTCCTCCATCCACTACTCCGGCCAGTTCCAGAACGGATCCGTCGCCATGATGAACATGGGTTCGTGGTACATCGCAACCCAGATCCAGAAAGTGGCCGCCGGTCAGGCTGACGCTTCCAAGGATTGGGGCATCGTGAAGTATCCGCACGCCGAGGGCGTCGAGCCGGGTTCCACGCTGGGGACGATCACCAGCCTGTCCATCAGCCAGGGGTCCAAGAAGAAGGATGCGGCTTGGGACTTCGTCAAGTTCGTCACCGGTACGGAAGGTGCTGAAGTGACCGCCAAGACGGGAACCATCCCCGCCATCATGTCCGATTCCGTCGTGGACGAGATCGCTTCGATGCAGGGCTTCCCCACCGATGCCAACAGCAAGGAAGCGCTCCACGTCGCCAAGGCGTATCTTGAGATGCCGCTGAACGACAAAGCCGGACAGATCGAGACGGTGCTCAACCAGGTGCATGACGAGATCATGACCTACAACATCTCCATCGATGATGGCTTGAAGAAGATGAGCGAACAGGTCCAGAAAGTCCTGGACGCCAAATAA
- a CDS encoding sugar ABC transporter permease, producing MSTRKAEIKKTLVAYSFIAPNFIGFAVFTLVPMIFAFVLAFLDWDGSPYNPMHFVGFKNFANLAGDEQFLAAFKNTIIYTVGTVPLTLIMSLLLAVLLNQKLKGRDFFRTVCFFPYVASMVAVTAVWNMLFNPGMGPVNEILRRLGVANPPGWSADKDWAMTTIIMFSVWKYMGYYMILYLAGLQGINPELYEAANLDGCNGWQRFRNVTLPQLSATTFFVLVMLVIQCFKVYDIVYMITQGGPGTATLVMVYDIYNKAFVYSTFGAASAEAIVLFALVLVVTLIQFRGERKMEA from the coding sequence ATGTCAACCAGAAAAGCAGAGATCAAGAAAACGCTTGTCGCCTATTCGTTCATCGCGCCGAACTTCATCGGATTCGCCGTTTTCACCTTGGTGCCGATGATCTTCGCCTTCGTCCTGGCGTTCCTCGATTGGGATGGATCGCCGTACAATCCCATGCATTTCGTGGGATTCAAGAACTTCGCAAATCTCGCCGGCGACGAACAATTCCTCGCGGCGTTCAAAAATACCATCATCTACACGGTGGGTACCGTACCCCTTACGTTGATCATGTCCCTGCTGCTTGCCGTGCTGCTCAACCAGAAACTCAAGGGACGGGATTTCTTCCGCACCGTCTGTTTCTTCCCCTATGTCGCCTCCATGGTGGCGGTGACGGCCGTCTGGAACATGCTGTTCAACCCCGGCATGGGACCGGTCAACGAAATCCTTCGTCGCCTGGGGGTCGCCAATCCTCCGGGGTGGTCGGCGGACAAGGACTGGGCGATGACCACCATCATCATGTTCTCTGTCTGGAAGTACATGGGCTACTACATGATTTTGTACCTGGCAGGACTGCAGGGCATCAACCCGGAGTTGTACGAGGCGGCGAACCTGGACGGGTGCAACGGCTGGCAACGGTTCCGCAACGTCACCCTGCCCCAGCTTTCCGCCACCACATTCTTCGTGCTGGTGATGCTGGTCATCCAGTGCTTCAAGGTGTACGACATCGTCTACATGATCACCCAGGGAGGACCGGGAACGGCCACGCTGGTGATGGTGTACGACATCTACAACAAAGCGTTCGTCTACTCGACCTTCGGCGCGGCGAGCGCCGAGGCGATCGTCCTGTTCGCCCTGGTGCTGGTCGTCACATTGATCCAGTTCCGCGGCGAGCGCAAGATGGAGGCGTGA
- a CDS encoding carbohydrate ABC transporter permease: protein MGLNNTHLSIILLQAFSAFGVFMMKQFYSSIPTELCEAARVDGMTEYGIYFRIMLPLSKPALSTLTIFTFVNTWNDFLGPYIYLTRQELKTIQIGLRMFISQYSQEYGLIMAASVITLIPVLIVFLALQKYFVQGIATSGLKG, encoded by the coding sequence ATGGGGTTGAACAACACCCACCTGTCGATCATCTTGCTCCAGGCGTTCTCCGCTTTCGGCGTGTTCATGATGAAGCAGTTCTACTCCAGCATCCCCACCGAGTTGTGTGAAGCGGCGCGGGTGGATGGCATGACGGAGTACGGCATCTACTTCCGCATCATGCTGCCCCTGTCCAAGCCAGCCCTTTCCACCCTGACGATCTTCACGTTCGTCAACACGTGGAACGACTTCTTGGGACCATACATCTACTTGACCCGGCAGGAACTGAAGACCATCCAGATCGGATTGAGAATGTTCATCAGCCAGTATTCCCAGGAATATGGCTTGATTATGGCGGCCTCGGTGATTACCCTTATCCCGGTGCTGATCGTCTTCCTCGCCCTGCAAAAGTACTTCGTGCAGGGAATCGCGACGAGCGGCCTGAAAGGATGA
- a CDS encoding glycoside hydrolase family 88 protein: MQAITATERTEALDDALAIVKRNIPRYTEQCQNHSSVHHWYPACENDQWTCGFWPGELWLSWELTHDDTYRRCGEAMVRSFDHRIRNKIAVEHHDMGFLYTPSCVAPYLLTGDETAKEAAILAARQLITRFQNVGGFLQAWGPMGARENYRYIIDCLLNLPLLYWASEVTGDETFREIAITHTRTCLDHSFRPDHSTYHTFFMDPVTGEGVRGETCQGYRADSSWARGQAWAVYGLALSYKYTQNPDLPALFDGVTDYFVSKLPEDMIPYWDLIFQSGDEPRDSSSASIVACGLLEMARLVPEKADRYTQTAKQLMGSLVRSYRVHKDDDANGLVYHGTYSKKSPYNSCTEEGVDECVSWGDYFYLEALMRLENPSWKEYW, translated from the coding sequence ATGCAAGCGATCACCGCAACAGAACGTACCGAAGCACTGGATGACGCACTCGCCATCGTCAAACGCAATATTCCCCGGTATACGGAGCAGTGCCAGAACCACTCCTCCGTCCACCACTGGTATCCGGCCTGCGAGAACGACCAGTGGACCTGCGGTTTCTGGCCGGGGGAGCTGTGGCTCTCCTGGGAGCTGACCCATGACGACACGTACCGCCGCTGTGGGGAGGCGATGGTCAGAAGCTTCGACCACCGTATCCGGAACAAAATCGCCGTGGAACACCACGACATGGGGTTCCTGTACACCCCGTCGTGCGTCGCGCCGTACCTGCTCACCGGGGACGAAACGGCCAAGGAAGCGGCGATCCTCGCAGCGCGGCAGTTGATCACCCGGTTCCAGAACGTCGGGGGATTCCTCCAGGCGTGGGGACCGATGGGAGCCAGGGAAAACTACCGCTACATCATCGACTGCCTGCTGAACCTCCCCCTGCTGTACTGGGCGAGTGAGGTGACCGGGGACGAGACGTTCCGAGAGATCGCCATCACCCACACCAGAACCTGCCTGGACCATTCGTTCCGTCCGGACCATTCGACGTACCACACGTTCTTCATGGATCCCGTCACCGGAGAAGGGGTGCGCGGTGAGACCTGCCAGGGCTACCGCGCCGATTCCTCTTGGGCGCGGGGACAGGCCTGGGCCGTCTACGGTCTTGCCCTGTCGTACAAGTACACCCAGAATCCCGATCTCCCCGCCCTGTTCGACGGCGTGACGGACTACTTCGTCTCCAAACTGCCCGAAGACATGATCCCCTACTGGGATTTGATCTTCCAAAGCGGCGATGAGCCGAGGGATTCCTCCTCCGCATCAATCGTCGCCTGCGGGCTGCTTGAGATGGCCCGTCTGGTGCCGGAAAAAGCCGACAGGTACACCCAAACGGCCAAGCAGTTGATGGGCTCCCTGGTCCGCTCCTACCGCGTCCACAAGGACGATGACGCAAACGGCCTGGTGTACCATGGCACCTACTCCAAGAAATCTCCGTACAACAGCTGTACGGAGGAAGGGGTGGATGAATGTGTCAGCTGGGGTGATTACTTCTACCTTGAGGCGCTGATGCGCCTGGAGAACCCTTCCTGGAAGGAATACTGGTGA
- a CDS encoding heparinase II/III family protein, protein MQQATFFKRLEKAYPLTQQTQRYGKKQFPKDVEETIALADQIAQNAFVFTLRWDMEKTSKPVRFPNTIDWLYQPGDDPEFIFAFNRMRFWVTLGQAYVLTGNETYAKAFVSQAESWIHTVKRDDPASANAWRTIEAGIRMENWMKAIRYFQGSPALTDDFLDLFSQSMREHMRFIMGVWNSFNMLSNWGVLANHGLFMASTLLPQDEETTKATAEAIRRLWEELSMQVYDDGVQWEQSAMYHNEVLHDYLDVLWVAKKLGVPLPQAFTNRVHKMAQAAAAWQKPDGTEPLSGDSDRIDQRDLMEKAAVIFSDPALRAKGEAHLCFDAFWEVGLAGERSYQKLPKAHTDPLLLALSDAGQVYYQKNGTYLRFKAGTLGAGHGHADQLHLDLFAQGEDILVDAGRYTYVPKPDRYVFKDDAAHNLVTVDGKNSYVCQDSWSYSKMSKAYGLKWNEKNGLCLFQAGHLGYYQDGVFISRSVIVLSPTRFVIVDRLYGDKPHTMEAHFHFHSRGTVRHETKQLLLHGKESQCLVQRHQRGATDALRQPVLRTV, encoded by the coding sequence ATGCAGCAAGCGACGTTTTTCAAACGGCTGGAGAAAGCCTATCCCCTCACACAACAAACACAGAGATATGGGAAGAAGCAGTTTCCCAAGGACGTAGAGGAGACCATCGCCTTGGCCGATCAGATCGCCCAAAACGCGTTCGTCTTCACCCTCCGCTGGGACATGGAGAAAACCAGCAAGCCGGTGCGCTTTCCCAACACGATCGACTGGCTGTACCAGCCGGGGGATGATCCGGAATTCATCTTCGCGTTCAACCGGATGCGCTTCTGGGTGACGTTGGGTCAGGCGTATGTGCTCACGGGAAACGAGACATACGCCAAGGCGTTCGTCTCCCAGGCGGAGAGCTGGATCCACACCGTCAAGCGGGACGATCCCGCCTCCGCCAACGCGTGGCGGACCATCGAGGCGGGGATCCGGATGGAGAACTGGATGAAAGCCATCCGGTATTTCCAGGGCTCCCCCGCCCTGACGGACGACTTCCTTGACCTGTTCTCCCAATCAATGCGGGAGCACATGCGCTTCATCATGGGCGTATGGAACAGCTTCAACATGCTCTCCAACTGGGGGGTACTGGCAAACCATGGATTGTTCATGGCATCCACCCTGCTGCCCCAGGACGAAGAGACAACGAAGGCCACAGCGGAAGCCATCCGTCGACTTTGGGAAGAACTCTCCATGCAGGTGTACGACGACGGCGTGCAGTGGGAACAGAGCGCCATGTACCACAACGAGGTGCTCCACGACTATCTGGACGTGCTGTGGGTCGCCAAGAAGCTTGGCGTTCCACTTCCCCAAGCGTTCACGAACCGGGTGCACAAGATGGCCCAGGCTGCCGCTGCGTGGCAGAAACCCGACGGGACAGAACCATTGAGCGGGGACAGCGACAGGATCGACCAGCGGGATCTGATGGAAAAAGCCGCCGTGATCTTCTCCGATCCGGCGCTTCGCGCCAAAGGTGAAGCTCATCTCTGCTTTGACGCGTTCTGGGAGGTGGGGCTTGCGGGGGAACGGAGCTACCAAAAGCTTCCCAAAGCTCATACGGATCCATTGCTTCTTGCTCTTTCCGACGCGGGCCAGGTGTATTATCAGAAGAACGGAACCTATCTCCGCTTCAAGGCGGGAACATTGGGTGCCGGCCATGGGCACGCCGACCAGCTCCATCTGGATCTGTTCGCCCAAGGGGAAGACATTCTGGTCGACGCAGGGAGATACACCTACGTCCCCAAACCGGACCGGTACGTTTTCAAGGATGATGCCGCCCATAATCTGGTGACGGTGGACGGGAAGAACAGCTATGTCTGCCAGGACAGCTGGTCGTACTCCAAGATGAGCAAGGCGTACGGGCTGAAGTGGAATGAGAAAAACGGTCTCTGCCTGTTCCAGGCGGGGCACCTGGGCTACTACCAGGACGGAGTGTTCATCTCCCGCTCGGTCATCGTTCTCTCCCCCACCCGCTTCGTCATCGTCGACCGTCTGTATGGTGACAAACCCCACACGATGGAAGCCCATTTCCACTTTCATTCACGCGGAACGGTCAGGCACGAAACCAAACAGCTTCTCCTACACGGGAAAGAAAGCCAATGTCTGGTTCAGCGCCATCAACGCGGAGCAACTGACGCTCTCAGACAGCCGGTACTCCGAACGGTATAA
- a CDS encoding cation transporter produces MKTTIKTKGMMCTGCQKRVTTALNQVEGIHDVDASYKTGDVNLTYDSEEALKNAKQAIEDTGYEVV; encoded by the coding sequence ATGAAGACTACAATCAAAACGAAAGGGATGATGTGCACCGGATGCCAGAAGCGGGTTACGACCGCATTGAACCAGGTGGAAGGCATCCACGATGTGGATGCGTCGTACAAGACCGGTGACGTCAACCTGACGTATGACTCCGAAGAAGCGCTGAAGAACGCAAAACAAGCCATCGAAGACACCGGTTACGAGGTGGTCTGA
- a CDS encoding heavy metal translocating P-type ATPase, with the protein MEKKDICVGDMECAACSASVERVLKKLDGMQNVAVNLATEKAHVEYDPQKLSLDKIEQTIKKAGFSVIEDEAEQKEVRDTKMLSRKIRLWIAIAISIPLMLFSMGHMFGLPTFPPVVQLILATLVMGCGYTFFTQGFKNLFLLHPNMDSLVAVGTTASYVYSIANMINGNHMHLYFEGVGTIITLVMLGKYMEAKSKEKTGAAIKKLMELAPETATVIRNGLVSVINAKRVVVGDVVLVKPGEKIPVDGAITEGATAVDESLLTGESMPVEKKVGDTVYGATINTTGAITYTATKVGGDTALANIIKLVQDAQGSKAPIARIADQISGYFVPVVMAIALGVFLAWKLTGSSLDFALGTAVSVLVIACPCALGLATPIAIMVASGKGAQMGILFRNAGSIEELHKVKTIAFDKTGTLTQGKPVVTDLDGDADLLAVAASLEQASEHPLSKAIVQKAQEQKLTLSKPTDFLAIVGEGVVGNVDGKPVKIGNQKLIDIPEAYQKKMENLASQGKTALAVSLDNRVIGIIAIADTLRPETKQTIATLNQMGVHTVMLTGDNERTAKAIAAQCGVSDFVAGQLPGQKEETIKSLRAKYGEIAMVGDGINDAPALAQADTGIAVGSATDVARESADVVLVRNNLEDVAKAIKLSHATMRNIKQNLFWAFFYNCLGIPVAAGLLTFFGGPTLSPMIASLCMAFSSLTVVTNALRLNRFKA; encoded by the coding sequence ATGGAAAAAAAGGACATCTGTGTCGGGGACATGGAGTGCGCAGCCTGCAGCGCGTCCGTTGAACGGGTGCTGAAGAAGCTGGACGGCATGCAGAACGTGGCGGTCAATCTCGCCACGGAGAAAGCCCATGTGGAGTATGATCCACAAAAGCTCTCGTTGGATAAGATTGAGCAGACGATCAAGAAGGCGGGATTCTCTGTCATTGAGGACGAAGCGGAGCAGAAGGAAGTACGAGACACAAAAATGCTCTCCCGGAAAATCCGTCTGTGGATCGCCATCGCGATTTCCATTCCGTTGATGCTGTTCTCCATGGGCCACATGTTCGGCCTTCCCACGTTCCCGCCGGTTGTCCAGTTGATCCTCGCCACGCTGGTGATGGGATGCGGCTACACGTTCTTCACCCAAGGGTTCAAGAACCTGTTCCTGCTCCATCCCAACATGGACAGCCTGGTGGCCGTCGGCACGACGGCAAGCTATGTGTACTCCATCGCCAACATGATCAACGGGAACCACATGCACCTGTACTTTGAAGGTGTGGGGACGATCATCACGCTGGTCATGCTGGGCAAGTACATGGAGGCGAAATCCAAGGAAAAGACCGGGGCTGCCATCAAGAAGTTGATGGAACTGGCCCCGGAGACCGCCACGGTGATCCGTAACGGCCTGGTCAGCGTCATCAACGCCAAACGGGTCGTCGTGGGAGACGTGGTGCTGGTCAAACCGGGAGAGAAGATTCCGGTGGACGGGGCGATCACCGAAGGGGCCACGGCGGTGGATGAATCGCTGCTGACCGGTGAGAGCATGCCGGTGGAGAAGAAGGTCGGAGACACCGTCTACGGCGCGACGATCAACACCACCGGAGCCATCACCTACACGGCGACCAAGGTTGGTGGGGATACGGCCCTGGCCAACATCATCAAGCTGGTCCAGGACGCCCAGGGCTCCAAAGCCCCGATCGCCCGGATCGCCGACCAGATCTCCGGGTACTTTGTCCCGGTGGTGATGGCCATCGCGCTGGGAGTGTTCCTGGCATGGAAGCTGACCGGCTCCTCGCTTGACTTCGCATTGGGTACGGCGGTGAGCGTGCTGGTCATCGCGTGTCCGTGCGCCCTTGGCCTTGCCACCCCTATCGCCATCATGGTGGCAAGCGGAAAAGGAGCCCAGATGGGCATCCTGTTCCGTAACGCCGGCTCCATTGAGGAACTGCACAAGGTCAAGACCATCGCGTTCGACAAGACCGGTACGCTGACCCAAGGCAAGCCGGTGGTCACCGATCTGGACGGAGATGCCGATCTCCTTGCCGTCGCGGCGTCGCTGGAGCAGGCAAGCGAGCATCCGCTTTCCAAAGCGATCGTACAGAAAGCCCAGGAACAGAAGCTCACCCTCTCCAAACCCACTGATTTCCTTGCCATTGTCGGCGAAGGAGTTGTGGGCAACGTAGATGGCAAACCGGTGAAGATCGGCAACCAGAAGTTGATCGATATCCCGGAAGCGTACCAGAAGAAGATGGAGAATCTTGCCAGCCAAGGCAAGACGGCCCTGGCCGTCTCGCTGGACAACCGGGTGATCGGCATCATCGCCATCGCCGATACCCTCCGGCCGGAGACCAAACAGACCATCGCCACGTTGAACCAGATGGGCGTCCATACGGTGATGCTCACCGGAGACAACGAGCGGACTGCCAAGGCCATCGCCGCGCAATGTGGTGTCTCTGACTTCGTCGCAGGCCAGCTTCCCGGACAGAAGGAAGAGACGATCAAGAGCCTCAGGGCAAAGTATGGTGAGATCGCCATGGTGGGGGATGGCATCAACGATGCCCCTGCCCTCGCCCAGGCTGATACGGGAATCGCCGTAGGAAGCGCCACAGATGTCGCCAGGGAATCGGCGGACGTAGTCCTGGTACGCAACAACCTGGAAGACGTGGCCAAGGCCATCAAGCTCTCCCATGCGACGATGCGGAACATCAAGCAGAACCTGTTCTGGGCGTTCTTCTACAACTGTCTGGGCATCCCGGTGGCGGCAGGACTGCTGACCTTCTTTGGCGGTCCCACCCTCTCCCCGATGATCGCCAGCCTCTGTATGGCCTTCTCCAGCCTCACCGTTGTCACCAACGCCCTCAGGCTGAACCGCTTCAAGGCATAA
- a CDS encoding winged helix-turn-helix domain-containing protein: protein MNNRKFKTDKSTLIQEGKQIVNTTEDGKYIRKVTLVNLMLRGVSASQIGDAAGETTRTLTMWMKSVDEHGFESLRPKKQPGRPSRLSKEQKENIKDDITKDSSVFGYNVWDGNTLSDHIGKSYGVTLQTRQCERLFHELGFSLIRPQTFPAKGEQDSEAREAFKKNSKP, encoded by the coding sequence ATGAACAACCGTAAGTTCAAGACCGATAAATCCACTCTGATACAAGAAGGGAAGCAGATAGTAAACACCACGGAAGACGGAAAGTACATCAGGAAGGTAACCCTGGTGAACCTCATGCTGCGAGGCGTATCAGCTTCCCAGATCGGGGATGCTGCCGGGGAAACAACCAGAACGCTTACGATGTGGATGAAATCGGTCGATGAGCATGGCTTCGAATCCCTGAGGCCCAAGAAGCAGCCGGGGAGACCTTCGAGGCTCTCAAAAGAACAAAAAGAAAATATTAAAGACGACATAACCAAAGATTCTTCTGTCTTCGGATACAACGTGTGGGATGGAAACACCCTTTCCGACCATATCGGCAAATCATATGGCGTGACCCTTCAGACGAGGCAGTGCGAACGGCTGTTCCATGAGCTCGGTTTCTCGCTCATCAGGCCCCAGACCTTCCCTGCGAAGGGGGAACAGGACAGCGAAGCCAGGGAAGCGTTTAAAAAAAACTCGAAACCCTGA
- a CDS encoding IS630 family transposase, which translates to MQSTVAREWAKKGSKPQVKSYAGRKNASYSGFVIPSDGRLFVSKPLWFNWETTIESFRQFIARCKVDEINKRIVLVLDNAPWHKKAKRLVEKEPEYQDIRDRMTFVSLPPYSPDLNPIEQVWRITRREKTHNHFWPDFTSLSTTLDSWFASLSNPNEKIRTLCSFKPN; encoded by the coding sequence ATACAGAGCACAGTTGCCCGGGAATGGGCGAAGAAGGGCAGCAAGCCCCAGGTGAAATCGTATGCAGGGCGGAAGAACGCATCCTACAGTGGATTCGTTATTCCTTCCGACGGAAGGCTTTTTGTCTCAAAGCCGCTGTGGTTCAACTGGGAAACCACCATCGAGAGTTTCAGGCAGTTCATCGCCCGATGCAAAGTCGATGAAATCAACAAGAGGATCGTCCTCGTCTTGGACAACGCCCCCTGGCACAAGAAAGCGAAGCGACTTGTCGAGAAAGAACCCGAGTACCAGGACATCCGTGACAGGATGACCTTTGTTTCGCTTCCTCCATATTCCCCCGACTTGAATCCCATCGAGCAGGTGTGGAGAATTACCAGGAGGGAAAAGACCCACAACCATTTCTGGCCCGACTTCACGAGTCTTTCTACCACTCTTGATTCCTGGTTTGCCTCACTGAGCAATCCAAATGAGAAAATCAGGACCCTCTGCTCATTCAAACCAAACTGA
- a CDS encoding tyrosine-type recombinase/integrase: MQTVKETLTDEEIEKIREACETPRDIALIDFLLSTGIRVKELVLLNRSDIDFQERQCKVLGKGVPSMIFRTFSLHLGGRQPTGGCQ; the protein is encoded by the coding sequence ATGCAAACCGTCAAGGAAACCCTTACAGACGAAGAAATTGAGAAGATCAGAGAAGCATGCGAGACACCACGTGATATTGCATTGATCGACTTCCTCCTCTCCACAGGTATCCGTGTGAAAGAGCTGGTGCTGCTCAATCGTTCAGACATTGATTTCCAGGAACGCCAATGCAAGGTTCTGGGAAAAGGGGTACCGTCAATGATCTTTCGCACATTTAGCCTCCACTTGGGCGGTCGTCAGCCGACTGGGGGGTGTCAATAG
- a CDS encoding IS256 family transposase yields MSQKIIQFNEDVVKQQLGTLVRESVEATLNTLLDEEADRLTNAQRYERTESRTDTRAGHYKRHLLTKAGDVELKIPKLRKLTFETAIIQRYQKRESSVEEALVEMYLAGVSVRRVEDITEALWGSRVSAGTVSELNQKVYANIEVWRQRPLQGEYPYVYLDGIYLKRTWGGEYQNVAVLVAMAVNSDGYREVLGACEGMKEDTEGWRSFLRDLKSRGLSGTQLFIGDRNLGLLEAVNEVFPEARYQRCTVHFYRNVFSVVPRSKVKLVAAMLKAIHAQEDHESAMKKSEQVVEKLRQMKLDKAASKIQEGIHETLTYMFFPREHWSKIRSNNVIERLNREIRRRTRVVGTFPDGNSALMLVCARLRHVEGTAWGEKRYMSMKYLENQEANSSSVGEGVT; encoded by the coding sequence ATGTCACAGAAGATTATACAGTTTAATGAGGATGTAGTGAAACAGCAGCTGGGTACATTGGTACGTGAAAGTGTCGAGGCAACGCTGAATACCCTTCTGGATGAGGAAGCGGACCGTCTGACCAACGCCCAGAGATACGAGAGGACGGAGAGCCGGACCGATACACGGGCCGGACATTACAAGCGACATCTACTGACCAAGGCCGGGGATGTGGAGCTGAAGATTCCCAAGCTGCGCAAGCTGACGTTCGAGACAGCGATCATCCAGCGCTACCAGAAACGGGAGAGCAGCGTGGAGGAAGCCCTGGTGGAGATGTATCTGGCCGGAGTGTCGGTCAGACGTGTGGAGGACATCACCGAAGCCTTATGGGGTTCCCGGGTATCCGCAGGGACCGTCAGCGAACTGAACCAGAAGGTATATGCGAACATCGAGGTATGGAGGCAGAGGCCGTTACAGGGAGAATATCCCTATGTGTATCTGGATGGCATCTATCTCAAGCGCACCTGGGGCGGAGAATACCAGAATGTGGCGGTGCTGGTGGCCATGGCAGTGAACAGCGACGGCTATCGTGAGGTTCTGGGAGCCTGTGAAGGGATGAAGGAAGATACTGAAGGCTGGAGAAGTTTCTTGAGGGACCTGAAGAGCCGGGGCCTGTCAGGAACCCAGCTGTTCATCGGCGACAGGAACCTGGGACTGTTGGAAGCGGTGAATGAAGTATTTCCCGAGGCCCGATACCAGAGGTGTACGGTGCATTTCTACCGGAATGTGTTCAGCGTGGTTCCCCGGAGCAAGGTGAAGCTGGTGGCGGCGATGCTCAAGGCCATCCATGCGCAGGAGGACCATGAGAGCGCCATGAAGAAATCAGAACAGGTCGTCGAGAAGCTGAGGCAGATGAAACTGGACAAGGCGGCATCCAAGATACAAGAGGGGATCCATGAGACGCTGACCTACATGTTCTTTCCCCGGGAACACTGGAGCAAAATCCGCAGCAACAATGTCATCGAGAGGCTGAACAGGGAGATACGAAGGCGGACGAGGGTCGTCGGGACTTTCCCTGACGGCAATAGCGCACTCATGCTTGTCTGTGCCAGGTTGCGACACGTTGAAGGGACGGCCTGGGGAGAGAAACGGTACATGAGCATGAAGTATCTGGAGAATCAGGAGGCAAATTCGTCATCAGTCGGCGAGGGTGTAACATAG
- a CDS encoding transposase, with protein sequence MGKNRKTYQESFKKQVAIEALESKKTVAEIASENGITPGMVSMWRKSFIEGDFSKDLGKTRKELEEKQKALDAATMALGKAQLEIELLKKKVNPQG encoded by the coding sequence ATGGGGAAAAACCGGAAGACGTATCAGGAGTCATTCAAGAAGCAGGTGGCGATCGAGGCGCTGGAAAGCAAGAAGACAGTAGCGGAAATCGCTTCTGAGAACGGGATCACGCCCGGCATGGTGTCAATGTGGCGAAAATCGTTCATCGAAGGAGACTTCAGCAAGGATCTGGGGAAGACGCGCAAGGAGCTGGAAGAAAAGCAGAAAGCGCTGGATGCGGCGACGATGGCGCTGGGGAAAGCCCAGCTGGAGATCGAACTGCTCAAAAAAAAAGTGAATCCGCAGGGATGA